Proteins from one Pirellulales bacterium genomic window:
- the hemW gene encoding radical SAM family heme chaperone HemW — protein sequence MGSISGNPRAAYIHVPFCAHRCGYCNFTLIAHRPDLVDRYLLALERELSWLGSPRPVDTIFIGGGTPTYLPPAALQRLLQIVLTWFRPEVGHEFTIEANPGGLDGPRVAVLAAHGVTRLSLGAQSFHQAKLRGLERDHCATDIETAVALARSRLKSISLDLIFGAPGESLEVWRNDLAAALRLWPAHISTYGLTFERGTTFWGRRLRGELAPVGEERERAMYAEAIETLVARGFEHYEVSNFARPGHRCRHNEVYWAARPYFAAGPGAARYLGGRREVNHRSTTTWMARVLAGWSPVAEAEELCAEDRAREALVLGLRRLEGVSRHEFAARTGFDLDRLVGRPLAKHIELGLLVDEGGRVRLTREGLFVSDAIWPDFLRC from the coding sequence TTGGGAAGTATTTCGGGGAATCCGCGAGCGGCCTATATACATGTGCCATTCTGCGCGCACCGTTGCGGATATTGCAATTTTACGCTGATCGCCCACCGGCCCGACTTGGTCGACCGCTATCTGCTGGCGCTGGAGCGTGAGCTGTCGTGGCTCGGTTCGCCGCGGCCCGTGGATACGATTTTCATCGGCGGCGGCACGCCCACCTATTTGCCGCCCGCGGCGCTCCAGCGGCTGTTGCAAATCGTGCTGACCTGGTTCCGGCCTGAGGTCGGACACGAGTTTACCATCGAGGCAAATCCTGGCGGACTCGACGGGCCGCGGGTGGCCGTGCTGGCGGCGCACGGCGTGACCAGGTTGAGCCTGGGAGCCCAGTCGTTCCACCAGGCCAAGCTCCGCGGCCTGGAACGCGATCATTGCGCGACCGACATCGAAACCGCCGTCGCGCTGGCCCGCTCGCGGCTCAAGTCGATCTCGCTCGACCTGATCTTCGGCGCACCGGGTGAGTCGCTGGAGGTCTGGCGGAACGATCTGGCCGCGGCGTTGCGGCTGTGGCCCGCTCACATTTCGACCTACGGGCTGACCTTCGAGCGTGGCACCACGTTCTGGGGCCGGCGACTGCGCGGCGAACTGGCGCCGGTGGGCGAAGAGCGGGAGCGGGCGATGTATGCTGAAGCGATCGAAACGTTGGTCGCTCGCGGCTTCGAGCATTACGAGGTGTCGAATTTCGCCCGGCCCGGCCATCGTTGCCGGCACAACGAGGTGTATTGGGCGGCGCGGCCGTATTTCGCCGCCGGTCCCGGCGCCGCCCGCTATCTCGGCGGGCGACGCGAGGTGAATCATCGCAGCACGACCACCTGGATGGCCCGCGTGTTGGCCGGCTGGTCGCCGGTGGCGGAGGCCGAGGAGTTGTGTGCCGAAGACCGTGCCCGCGAGGCGCTGGTGCTGGGGCTGCGGCGATTGGAAGGGGTTTCGCGCCACGAATTCGCCGCCCGGACCGGCTTTGACCTCGATCGGCTTGTCGGACGGCCGTTGGCGAAGCATATCGAATTGGGCCTTTTGGTCGACGAGGGCGGCCGGGTACGTTTGACGCGCGAGGGGCTGTTCGTCAGCGACGCCATCTGGCCCGACTTCTTGCGCTGTTAG
- a CDS encoding type II toxin-antitoxin system Phd/YefM family antitoxin, whose product MKRIPAKDLQTNVDAVLDSAQSDRVVISRRGKPCAVLVGIEDYDAEDLRLASSNEFWSMVRQRRTSGRSVPLEEVEARLEKRGAGRAKKQSEAKKR is encoded by the coding sequence ATGAAACGAATCCCGGCCAAAGACTTGCAAACGAACGTCGACGCCGTCCTCGATTCGGCGCAGTCTGACCGCGTCGTGATCTCTCGGCGCGGAAAACCGTGCGCGGTGCTGGTAGGTATCGAAGACTACGATGCCGAAGACCTGAGGTTGGCCAGCTCGAACGAGTTTTGGAGCATGGTTCGCCAGCGACGTACGAGCGGCAGATCGGTTCCCCTGGAGGAAGTCGAGGCGCGGCTGGAGAAACGTGGCGCGGGGCGGGCCAAAAAGCAGAGTGAAGCCAAAAAGCGTTAG
- a CDS encoding type II toxin-antitoxin system RelE/ParE family toxin: MPYDIVMHELAVRELEDLRAFDQRRLVAEIRGQLSDQPTTATRRRKCLIDLTPSFEHDLPVWELRVGPFRVFYDVADEDRRVHVRAIRRKQPPQKTEDIL; encoded by the coding sequence ATGCCGTATGATATCGTGATGCACGAACTGGCCGTTCGAGAACTGGAGGATCTACGCGCGTTCGACCAGCGACGACTCGTCGCGGAGATCCGCGGGCAGCTCTCCGATCAGCCGACCACGGCCACGCGTCGACGCAAATGTCTGATCGACCTGACGCCTTCGTTTGAACATGATCTGCCGGTGTGGGAACTTCGGGTCGGTCCTTTTCGCGTCTTTTACGACGTCGCGGATGAGGACCGACGAGTGCATGTGCGAGCGATACGGCGCAAACAGCCGCCGCAGAAAACGGAGGACATCCTATGA
- a CDS encoding aminoglycoside phosphotransferase family protein has protein sequence MHLLDETTAEAYLRQQGWVTADERVVVWRLTGGVSNEVLYVSRPDRKDRDFVVKQARPQLRTPQPWFSSVERIWREVEVLRICQRLLLAETQPEATVAHQLIAATPRVLHEDRDNYAFAMSAAPADHRVWKADLLGGRVEPVIAEACGRLLGRLHAGTWHDADVAAQLDDRRLYDELRLDPYYRSVVRTHPGHAAALERLIDQTWHERHSLVHADFSPKNLLVYEGGLLLVDFETGHYGDPAFDLGFFLSHLMLKAAYHAPAHAAYLDLSRLFWKSYLAEMEGAISGDERRQLERRAIDNFAGCAWARLDGKSQVDYLTDAARRDVVRTLCQQLLNSPADDWEEVLEELDRRL, from the coding sequence ATGCACCTTCTCGATGAAACTACTGCCGAAGCCTATCTGCGCCAACAGGGCTGGGTCACGGCCGACGAGCGCGTGGTCGTGTGGCGGTTGACGGGCGGAGTGTCGAACGAAGTGCTCTATGTTTCCCGGCCCGACCGCAAAGATCGCGATTTCGTCGTCAAACAGGCCCGGCCGCAGTTGCGCACGCCGCAGCCGTGGTTCTCCAGCGTCGAGCGTATCTGGCGCGAGGTCGAGGTGTTGCGAATCTGCCAGCGGCTGCTATTGGCTGAAACGCAGCCGGAGGCGACCGTGGCGCATCAGCTCATCGCGGCCACGCCGCGCGTGCTGCACGAAGACCGCGACAACTACGCCTTCGCCATGAGCGCCGCGCCGGCCGATCACCGCGTCTGGAAGGCCGACCTGTTGGGCGGCCGCGTGGAGCCGGTCATCGCCGAAGCCTGCGGCCGCCTGCTGGGCCGGCTGCACGCGGGCACCTGGCACGACGCCGACGTGGCGGCCCAACTCGACGACCGGCGACTCTACGACGAGCTGCGGCTCGACCCATACTATCGCTCCGTGGTCCGAACGCATCCGGGCCACGCCGCGGCCTTGGAGCGGTTGATCGACCAGACGTGGCACGAGCGGCACTCGCTGGTACACGCCGATTTCAGTCCCAAGAACCTGCTGGTCTACGAAGGCGGCCTGCTGCTGGTCGACTTCGAGACAGGCCATTACGGCGATCCGGCCTTCGACCTGGGCTTTTTTCTCAGCCACCTGATGCTGAAAGCCGCCTACCACGCCCCCGCGCACGCGGCCTATTTGGACCTGTCGCGTTTGTTCTGGAAAAGCTATTTGGCCGAGATGGAAGGCGCAATTTCCGGCGACGAGCGGCGGCAACTCGAACGTCGCGCCATCGACAACTTTGCCGGTTGTGCCTGGGCGCGGCTCGACGGTAAAAGCCAGGTCGACTATCTCACCGACGCGGCCCGCCGCGATGTCGTGCGCACGCTGTGTCAGCAACTGTTGAACAGCCCGGCCGATGATTGGGAAGAAGTCTTGGAAGAGCTTGACCGGCGATTGTAG
- the selD gene encoding selenide, water dikinase SelD encodes MQSSLPARDVVLVGLGHTNAHVLRMWRMAPIAGTRLTCISDFPVATYSGMLPGTLAGLYPPDHMTIDLVRLCAATGARFLQAEVTGLDVTAKLVLLRDRPAVPFDVLSIGVGSVSKGIGQQTGAAAMCEAIVPIKPMQTFLERLDERLAVLAKSRDGNRAVQIAVVGAGAGGVEIAFCLPGHIRRQWPDLRFELRIVDGSDEILPGATTGAIRLARRELERRGVELLLSRGVDQVAQGRLVFSDGATQPVDLAIWATGAAAPPLLARLGLPCDEQGFLIVRPTLQTAADAPVFVVGDSGTCPEQPRPKAGVFAVRQGPVLWQNIHRMLRREPLVEYQAQRGFLSLIATGDRRAILSYKGLAAHGRWCWKVKDYIDSRFVDKYQDYRPRMVQAAAPLPAAFAPRCAGCGSKVGASVLSRVLARLDVPASEHVLLGLDAPDDAAIIRPTEGRPVVATVDFFPAFMDDPYLVGRVAALNAMSDVFALGGRPLAALAMITVPQGPTRQQEQLLYELLSGGLRELCAAGATLAGGHTTEGDQLTVGFTMLAETSAAPRLKSGLRPGDRLVLTKPLGSGVLLAAHMRALCRATWLEPLLAALLTSNQVAARIAEEFDPGGMTDITGFGLAGHLLEMLRASGVAAEIDLSAVALLPGTAELLAQGIESTLAPANRAAEAEIERNASCAHLAAYAALFDPQTSGGLLLSFRPAAVEGYLSRLNECSSQPAAVIGQVVEHISETPRLRVK; translated from the coding sequence ATGCAATCGTCTCTCCCCGCTCGCGACGTCGTTCTCGTCGGCCTCGGCCACACCAATGCCCACGTGCTGCGGATGTGGCGCATGGCTCCGATCGCAGGCACACGGCTGACGTGCATCTCCGACTTTCCGGTGGCGACCTATTCGGGCATGCTGCCCGGTACGCTGGCCGGCCTCTACCCGCCCGACCACATGACCATCGACCTGGTCCGGCTGTGCGCGGCCACGGGGGCCAGGTTTCTGCAAGCCGAGGTCACCGGCCTCGACGTGACGGCAAAACTGGTTTTGCTGCGAGACCGGCCTGCGGTCCCCTTTGACGTGCTCTCGATCGGCGTCGGTTCCGTGTCCAAGGGAATCGGCCAGCAGACCGGCGCGGCCGCAATGTGTGAAGCGATCGTGCCAATCAAGCCGATGCAGACCTTTCTGGAACGGCTCGATGAGCGTCTCGCTGTCCTGGCGAAATCGCGCGACGGTAATCGGGCCGTGCAAATCGCGGTGGTGGGCGCCGGGGCGGGCGGAGTCGAAATCGCCTTTTGCCTGCCGGGCCATATCCGGCGTCAATGGCCCGATCTGCGATTTGAGCTGCGCATCGTGGACGGGAGCGATGAGATTTTGCCCGGCGCGACGACAGGCGCCATCCGCCTCGCTCGGCGGGAACTTGAACGTCGCGGAGTCGAGTTGCTGCTGTCACGCGGCGTCGACCAGGTTGCGCAAGGCCGGCTCGTTTTTTCCGACGGCGCGACGCAGCCGGTCGATCTAGCGATTTGGGCCACCGGTGCCGCGGCTCCGCCGCTGCTTGCCAGGCTCGGACTTCCGTGCGACGAGCAAGGTTTTTTGATCGTGCGACCGACCTTGCAAACCGCGGCTGATGCTCCGGTATTCGTCGTGGGCGATTCCGGCACGTGTCCGGAACAACCGCGTCCCAAGGCGGGCGTGTTCGCAGTGCGGCAAGGCCCGGTCCTGTGGCAGAACATTCACCGCATGCTCCGCCGCGAGCCATTGGTCGAGTATCAGGCGCAGCGGGGCTTTCTGTCGCTGATCGCCACCGGCGACCGCCGGGCAATCCTGAGCTACAAAGGACTGGCGGCGCACGGTCGATGGTGCTGGAAGGTCAAGGACTACATTGACAGCCGGTTCGTCGACAAATACCAGGACTATCGGCCGCGCATGGTGCAAGCGGCAGCCCCACTGCCCGCCGCGTTTGCCCCGCGGTGTGCCGGCTGTGGCAGCAAAGTGGGCGCGTCGGTGCTCTCGCGGGTCTTGGCGCGGCTCGACGTGCCGGCCAGCGAGCACGTGTTGCTGGGCTTGGACGCGCCCGACGACGCGGCGATCATTCGCCCGACCGAGGGCAGGCCGGTTGTGGCGACGGTCGATTTCTTTCCGGCGTTCATGGACGACCCGTATCTGGTGGGCCGTGTCGCGGCGCTCAACGCCATGTCGGACGTGTTCGCACTGGGCGGCCGGCCGCTGGCCGCACTGGCGATGATCACCGTCCCGCAGGGTCCGACGCGGCAACAGGAGCAGTTGCTCTACGAGCTGCTTTCGGGCGGACTGCGCGAACTGTGTGCGGCGGGAGCGACGCTGGCGGGCGGTCACACGACCGAAGGCGATCAGCTTACGGTCGGCTTCACGATGCTCGCCGAGACAAGCGCCGCCCCGCGTCTGAAAAGTGGTCTTCGGCCCGGCGATCGGCTTGTGCTCACCAAGCCCCTCGGCAGCGGCGTGTTGTTGGCCGCGCACATGCGCGCTCTGTGTCGGGCCACCTGGCTGGAACCGCTCCTGGCGGCCCTGCTCACCAGCAACCAGGTTGCCGCCCGAATCGCGGAAGAGTTCGATCCGGGAGGCATGACGGACATCACCGGTTTTGGGCTGGCCGGCCATCTGCTCGAAATGTTGCGGGCCAGCGGCGTGGCGGCCGAGATCGACCTGTCGGCCGTGGCGTTGCTTCCGGGCACGGCGGAGCTACTGGCGCAGGGCATCGAGAGCACGCTGGCGCCGGCCAATCGCGCCGCCGAGGCCGAGATCGAGCGGAACGCAAGCTGCGCACACTTGGCTGCGTATGCCGCTTTGTTCGATCCTCAAACATCGGGCGGATTGTTGCTCAGCTTTCGTCCCGCGGCGGTCGAAGGCTATTTGTCGCGGTTGAATGAGTGCTCATCGCAGCCCGCCGCCGTGATCGGCCAAGTCGTTGAACACATCTCTGAAACGCCGCGTCTGCGCGTCAAGTAG
- the proC gene encoding pyrroline-5-carboxylate reductase — MPDNRFGFIGAGRMATALAKGFVERGLATASQLVASDPSTAAGEQFERATGGRVVADNLQLAAQADCLFLAVKPQQMTGVLGQLAGRLNQQHLLVSVAAGVPLATISRALGDGPRLVRVMPNTPCLIGQGASAYCLGPGARAADGQLVGRLLEAVGLALEVDEKLLDAVTGLSGSGPAFVYLMIEALSDGGVRMGLPRDVALALAAQTVRGAAELVLSSGQHPAALKDQVASPGGTTIAGLQVLEAGAVRGALMAAVEAATRRSAELGKSS; from the coding sequence ATGCCTGACAACCGTTTCGGATTTATCGGCGCTGGGCGGATGGCCACGGCGCTCGCCAAGGGCTTCGTGGAGCGCGGCCTGGCGACGGCCAGCCAGCTTGTCGCCAGCGATCCCTCGACGGCCGCCGGCGAGCAATTTGAGCGGGCCACCGGGGGCCGCGTCGTCGCCGACAATCTCCAGTTGGCCGCCCAGGCCGACTGTCTGTTTCTGGCCGTCAAGCCTCAGCAGATGACCGGCGTTTTGGGGCAGCTTGCCGGTCGACTCAACCAACAGCACCTGCTCGTTTCGGTGGCCGCGGGCGTGCCGTTGGCTACCATTTCGCGGGCGCTGGGCGATGGCCCGCGGCTGGTGCGGGTCATGCCGAACACGCCTTGCCTGATCGGTCAAGGAGCCAGCGCCTACTGCCTGGGGCCGGGCGCCCGCGCCGCCGACGGCCAGTTGGTCGGCCGGTTGCTGGAAGCGGTCGGCCTGGCCTTGGAAGTCGATGAAAAACTGCTCGATGCCGTCACCGGCCTGTCGGGATCGGGGCCGGCGTTTGTGTATTTGATGATCGAAGCTCTCAGCGACGGGGGCGTGCGAATGGGGCTGCCGCGAGACGTGGCCCTGGCCCTGGCGGCGCAAACGGTGCGCGGAGCGGCCGAGTTGGTGCTCTCGTCGGGGCAGCATCCGGCGGCGCTGAAAGACCAAGTGGCCAGTCCGGGCGGCACGACCATCGCCGGGCTGCAAGTGTTGGAAGCAGGGGCCGTGCGCGGGGCGTTGATGGCGGCCGTCGAAGCCGCCACGCGACGTTCCGCCGAACTGGGGAAATCTTCCTGA
- a CDS encoding flavohemoglobin expression-modulating QEGLA motif protein, with the protein MNSTPTPAALALGPTDAGYVAQVRLLSDRIVEAQRPIRVREAVKWDDCVEAKVLASGLKELPDVGPEYYAAVRPLPYDAGAKIAEFAALEREVEQALGRNDALGQILARNCREYQDVVRMLLARGTPEFYRRSRDLYGSPKDRFTGDAVTIRDLGLLLHDILSGIPEDGLGVRYRRELTGDDVVRQLNQRFDGYFGDKRVHARLDDGILSDAAAGADYVKIRRGGKFSERDVNLLEVHEGWVHVGTSLNGARQPFATWLAKGPPCTMAIQEGLAVIMEVVTLNATPDRARRLNNRILACDLAEDGADFREVCEFYRSEGYSEPECYQHAQRVFRGGVVRGGAPFTKDISYCKGFVMVYNFLRIAIRFGRPDLIPNLFLGKLTLDDVPVLAPLLKTGVVTPPRYLPPQFRDLNGLALWMAYSNFLNRVNLASVQEYWRERLTC; encoded by the coding sequence TTGAATAGCACTCCGACGCCGGCAGCCCTGGCCCTCGGTCCGACTGACGCGGGCTACGTGGCGCAGGTCCGCCTCCTGTCGGACCGCATCGTCGAGGCCCAGCGGCCCATTCGCGTCCGTGAAGCCGTCAAGTGGGACGATTGCGTCGAGGCCAAAGTGCTCGCGTCGGGGCTGAAAGAACTGCCCGACGTTGGGCCGGAGTATTACGCCGCCGTGCGTCCGCTGCCTTACGACGCAGGGGCCAAGATCGCCGAGTTCGCGGCCCTGGAGCGGGAAGTCGAGCAGGCGCTTGGCCGCAACGACGCGCTCGGGCAGATCCTGGCCCGCAATTGTCGCGAATATCAAGACGTCGTGCGAATGCTGCTGGCCCGCGGCACGCCCGAATTCTATCGCCGTTCTCGCGACCTCTACGGCAGCCCGAAAGACCGCTTCACCGGCGACGCGGTCACCATCCGCGATCTGGGCCTCTTGCTGCACGACATCTTGTCGGGCATCCCCGAAGACGGCCTGGGCGTGCGCTATCGCCGCGAGCTTACGGGCGACGACGTGGTGCGGCAGCTCAACCAGCGTTTCGACGGCTATTTCGGCGACAAGAGGGTGCATGCGCGGCTGGACGACGGCATTTTGTCCGACGCGGCGGCGGGCGCCGACTACGTCAAAATCCGCCGTGGCGGAAAGTTTTCCGAACGCGACGTCAACTTGCTGGAAGTTCACGAGGGCTGGGTCCACGTCGGCACCAGCCTCAACGGCGCGCGGCAGCCGTTCGCCACCTGGCTGGCCAAGGGGCCGCCTTGCACGATGGCCATTCAGGAAGGGCTGGCGGTGATTATGGAAGTGGTCACGCTGAATGCCACGCCCGACCGTGCCCGGCGGCTGAACAACCGCATTCTGGCCTGCGACCTGGCGGAAGACGGCGCCGATTTTCGCGAGGTCTGCGAGTTTTATCGCTCGGAAGGATACAGCGAACCGGAGTGCTATCAGCACGCGCAGCGTGTTTTTCGCGGCGGCGTGGTGCGCGGCGGGGCGCCGTTCACCAAAGACATCAGCTACTGCAAGGGCTTTGTGATGGTCTACAACTTCCTGCGGATCGCCATTCGCTTCGGCCGCCCCGACCTGATCCCCAACTTGTTCCTGGGCAAACTGACGCTCGACGACGTGCCGGTATTGGCCCCGCTTTTGAAGACGGGCGTGGTGACACCGCCCCGCTATTTGCCTCCGCAGTTTCGCGACCTGAACGGCCTGGCGCTGTGGATGGCCTACTCGAACTTTTTGAACCGCGTCAACCTGGCCAGCGTGCAGGAGTATTGGCGCGAACGGCTGACGTGCTGA
- a CDS encoding P-II family nitrogen regulator yields the protein MKMIVAIIQPTKLEPLREALDKIGVTRMTVCDAQGYGRQRGRTEMYRGHEYKTNLLRKIELEILVNDDFLDRTVDCIMSVARTGPEGTIGDGKIFVVPAEQSIRISDRVRGPEAV from the coding sequence ATGAAAATGATTGTCGCCATCATCCAGCCGACCAAGCTGGAACCGCTCCGTGAGGCGCTGGACAAGATCGGCGTCACGCGGATGACCGTTTGCGACGCACAGGGTTATGGTCGGCAGCGCGGCCGCACCGAGATGTATCGCGGGCACGAATACAAGACCAACCTGTTGCGGAAGATCGAGCTGGAGATTCTCGTCAACGACGACTTTCTCGATCGCACGGTGGATTGCATCATGAGCGTCGCGCGCACGGGTCCGGAGGGGACGATTGGCGACGGGAAAATCTTCGTCGTGCCCGCCGAGCAGTCGATTCGCATCAGCGACCGCGTCCGCGGCCCCGAAGCGGTTTAA
- a CDS encoding zinc-dependent metalloprotease, translating into MLAMLSRLRRQVCLSLSSMMLVGAPTLAGTVRADDKPPADKATDKAGEKKDGPSTTSSEAAASGASAATSSPRSKHPSYSDVLRDFKAIDGLIKLHRKENQLYAEISPSQLNRDFIVLISISRGIGEGMLLGGMTWGFGDDWLWQFRKVDDSIHVVRRNVRFRAAHGSPEEKAVRLAYTDSVLFSLPIVTTGPSGGMVVDLGPIFMSDLPQISRMLPGFYFAGNKSSWESVKGFAQNVELEVAATYASSGNLEFDTVPDSRGATINIHYSISALPQTGYQPRLADDRVGYFLTAIKDFSKKSDEDRFVRYVNRWDLQKDDPTAEVSTPKKPITFYMEKTVPYKYRKPISDGILEWNKAFEKAGFYNAIQVIQQQDSDDWDPEDIRYNTFRWITASAGFAMGPSRVNPITGQILDADIIFDADFVQFWKREYETFTPATIAALTGGPLDLESYRAEVQRLPFAHRHSYLCRCELHHGMSREFALGAISLLANAPAVGTLQQQEKMISQGLKEVVMHEVGHTLGLRHNFKSSSMLSLADLNDTDKTKETGLTGSVMDYAPVNIVPKEMKQGDYYSQTIGPYDMWAIEYGYKPLPGGTEGEAAELRKIAARAAEPQLAYATDEDTRGIDPDPLANRFDMGSDTIEYAKLRAKLIGELWPTVVERVTPEGDGYQRARQAFGVLLGNYGTAMFFASRQVGGILVNRDHKSDPNARPPFVIVPVAKQRDALALVEENVLSDKPFNFPPELYNKLAATRWYHWGSDMPNRIDYAVHEVIGMWQDRILSQLMSSLTLDRIHDSELKVPTDQDALTTAELLSRLTAAVFAETGQLKPGEYSNRKPAISPLRRDLQRRYLKRLSSVAMGTSGAPDDCRTVAAFELSGLEQKIKQVLGNAELKLDTYTRAHLEETAGLIRKVVDARLNLQRP; encoded by the coding sequence ATGTTGGCCATGCTCAGCCGCTTGCGGCGCCAGGTCTGTTTGTCGCTCTCGTCGATGATGCTTGTCGGCGCCCCAACGCTCGCCGGCACGGTGCGGGCCGACGATAAGCCGCCTGCGGATAAAGCCACCGACAAGGCCGGCGAGAAGAAAGATGGCCCCAGCACCACGTCTTCCGAGGCGGCGGCGAGTGGCGCCAGTGCGGCGACGAGCAGCCCCCGCTCCAAGCACCCGTCGTACTCCGATGTGCTCCGCGACTTCAAAGCGATCGACGGCCTGATCAAGTTGCACCGCAAAGAGAACCAACTCTATGCCGAGATCAGTCCCAGCCAGCTCAACCGCGACTTCATCGTGCTGATTTCGATTTCGCGCGGCATCGGCGAAGGGATGTTGCTGGGCGGCATGACCTGGGGCTTTGGCGACGATTGGCTGTGGCAGTTCCGCAAGGTCGACGACAGCATTCACGTGGTCCGCCGCAACGTCCGTTTCCGCGCGGCACACGGCAGCCCGGAGGAGAAGGCCGTCAGGCTGGCCTACACCGACAGCGTGCTGTTCAGTCTGCCGATTGTCACCACGGGGCCGTCGGGCGGCATGGTGGTCGATCTCGGCCCGATCTTCATGAGCGACCTGCCACAGATTTCTCGCATGTTGCCCGGATTCTACTTTGCCGGCAACAAGTCGTCGTGGGAGTCGGTGAAGGGTTTTGCGCAGAACGTCGAGTTGGAGGTGGCGGCCACCTACGCCTCGAGCGGCAACCTCGAGTTCGACACCGTGCCCGACAGCCGCGGGGCCACGATCAACATCCATTATTCGATCAGCGCCCTGCCGCAGACCGGCTATCAGCCGCGATTGGCCGACGACCGCGTGGGTTACTTCCTGACGGCCATCAAAGACTTTTCCAAGAAGAGCGACGAAGACCGTTTCGTGCGCTACGTCAATCGCTGGGACCTGCAGAAAGACGACCCCACGGCCGAGGTCTCGACGCCCAAGAAGCCGATCACGTTCTACATGGAAAAGACGGTCCCCTACAAATATCGCAAGCCGATCAGTGACGGCATTTTGGAGTGGAACAAGGCCTTCGAAAAGGCCGGATTCTATAACGCCATCCAGGTGATCCAGCAGCAAGACAGCGACGATTGGGACCCGGAAGACATTCGCTACAACACGTTCCGCTGGATCACGGCCAGCGCGGGCTTCGCGATGGGTCCCAGCCGCGTGAACCCGATCACCGGGCAAATTCTCGACGCCGACATTATTTTCGACGCCGACTTCGTGCAGTTCTGGAAGCGGGAATACGAGACGTTCACACCCGCCACCATTGCCGCCCTGACCGGCGGCCCACTCGATCTGGAAAGCTATCGTGCGGAGGTCCAGCGGCTGCCGTTCGCCCATCGGCACAGCTATCTCTGCCGTTGCGAGCTGCACCACGGCATGAGTCGCGAGTTCGCGCTGGGCGCCATCTCGCTGTTGGCCAACGCCCCGGCGGTCGGCACGTTGCAGCAGCAGGAAAAAATGATTTCGCAGGGTCTGAAAGAGGTAGTGATGCACGAGGTCGGTCACACGCTCGGCTTGCGCCACAACTTCAAATCGAGCTCGATGCTGTCGCTGGCCGACCTGAACGACACCGACAAGACCAAAGAGACCGGTCTGACGGGCTCGGTGATGGATTACGCTCCGGTGAACATCGTTCCCAAGGAGATGAAGCAGGGCGACTACTATTCGCAGACGATCGGTCCGTATGACATGTGGGCCATCGAGTATGGCTACAAGCCGTTGCCCGGCGGGACCGAGGGCGAGGCAGCCGAGCTGCGCAAGATCGCGGCGCGTGCGGCCGAGCCGCAGCTTGCCTACGCCACCGACGAAGATACGCGCGGCATCGACCCCGATCCTTTGGCCAACCGCTTCGACATGGGCAGCGACACCATCGAGTATGCCAAGCTGCGCGCCAAGCTGATCGGCGAGTTGTGGCCGACCGTGGTAGAGCGGGTGACGCCCGAGGGCGATGGCTATCAACGTGCCCGGCAGGCGTTCGGCGTGCTGTTGGGCAACTACGGCACGGCGATGTTTTTTGCCTCGCGCCAGGTGGGCGGCATTCTGGTGAACCGCGACCACAAGAGCGATCCGAACGCCCGGCCGCCGTTCGTGATCGTGCCGGTAGCCAAGCAGCGAGACGCGCTGGCCTTGGTCGAAGAGAACGTGCTTTCGGACAAACCGTTCAACTTTCCGCCGGAGCTCTACAACAAGCTGGCGGCGACGCGCTGGTATCACTGGGGCAGCGATATGCCCAACCGCATCGACTATGCGGTGCATGAAGTGATCGGCATGTGGCAAGACCGCATCCTGTCGCAGCTTATGTCGTCGTTGACGCTGGACCGGATTCACGATTCGGAGTTGAAGGTGCCGACGGACCAGGACGCGCTGACCACGGCCGAGTTGTTGTCGCGGCTGACGGCGGCGGTGTTCGCGGAGACCGGGCAGCTCAAGCCGGGCGAGTACAGCAATCGCAAGCCGGCCATCAGCCCCTTGCGGCGCGACTTGCAGCGGCGCTACCTCAAGCGGCTGTCGAGCGTGGCCATGGGCACCAGCGGCGCGCCCGACGACTGTCGCACCGTGGCCGCCTTCGAGCTGTCGGGACTGGAACAGAAAATCAAGCAAGTGCTGGGCAACGCCGAGTTGAAGCTCGACACCTACACGCGCGCCCATCTGGAAGAGACGGCTGGGCTGATTCGCAAAGTGGTTGATGCGCGGTTGAACCTGCAGAGGCCGTAG